The DNA segment CCAACGTCACCCTGCGGGTCAAGGATTTCCCGGTGTTCTACACACCGTACATCTACTTCCCGATCGACGACCGTCGCCAGTCCGGCTTCCTGCCACCTTCGTTCAGCACCAGCAGCGACACCGGCTTCATGCTGGTCACGCCGTACTACTTCAACCTGGCGCCGAACTACGACGCTACGTTGTACCCGCGCTACATGACCAAGCGCGGCTTGCTGATGGAAGGCGAGTTCCGCTACCTGACCAAATCGAGCGAAGGTCAGTTCGGTGGCGGCTACCTGAACGACAAGAACGACGATCGTAAAGACCAGACCGACTACAAAGATCGGCGCTGGATGATCAACTGGCAGCACAAAGGCGGCCTCGATGAGCGCCTGATGACTGAAGTCGACTACACCGACATCAGTGATCCGTTCTACTTCCAGGATCTGGAGACAGATCAGATCGGCGTGGAAAGCCGTGAGGTGGTCAACCAGCAAGGCGCCCTGACCTATCGTGGCGAAGGTTACACCGCACGCTTGAATGCACACGCCTACGAAATGGCCACCATTTCTCGTATCACGCCATACGACAAGCTGCCTCAGATCACCCTGAACGGCATGCTGCCGTACCACCCGGGCGGTCTGGACTTCAGCTACAAGACTGAAGCCGTGCGCTTCGAACGTGATCTCAAGAGCGGTAGCGTCTTCAATGAAGATGGCGAGCTCGATACCAGCGTTCGTCGAGATGGTGGTCGCATCGACCAGAACGTCTTCGGCCTGGCCCGCGCCAACGGTACCCGCCTGAATGCTGCGCCAGCGATCAGCCTGCCACTTGAGGCCAGTTACGGCTACATCAAGCCAACGCTGAAGTACGTCTACACCCATTACGACCTCGACCTCGATGGCAAAGGCAAAAATGATCTCGCCAACGCTTCCGATGCCGTACGTGATCTGCAGGGCAACTTCTCGAGTTCGCAAAGCCGCAGCGTGCCGGTCCTCAGCGTCGACAGCGGCCTGTACTTCGACCGCAGCACCCAATGGTTCGGCAAGAACTACCGCCAGACCCTTGAGCCGCGCCTGTACTATCTCTACGTTCCATACGAAGATCAGAAGGACATTCCAGTCTTCGATACCGGTGAAACCTACTTCAACTATACCTCGCTGTTCCGCGACAACCGCTTCAGCGGCTCTGACCGGATCGGTGACGAGAACAAGCTGTCGCTGGGTGTAACCAACCGCTGGATCGAGGAAAACGGCTTCGAGCGTCAACGCTTCAGCATCGGCCAGGCGCTGTACTTCAAAGACCGCAAGGTCCAGCTGCCAGGTATTGACTGGCGCGGCCGCGAGGATGCTCAGTCCGACGTATCGCCTATCGCGCTCGAGTACCAATTCGCCTTCAACCGCGACTGGCGCTTCAACTCCGACTACAACTGGGATCCGGACAGCCGCAGCCCACGTTCGGGTAGCGCGATGTTCCACTACCAGCCAGAAGACGAGCCGAACAAGATCGTCAACCTCGGCTATCGCTACCGCAACGACTTGGTGCGCTACGATTCGGCGACTGGCCGCTGGCAGGTGGGCGCCAGCGACTACGGTACGCCTGGCGACCCGAACTACATCAAGGACTACTACAAGATCCAGCAGCACGACTTCTCGGTCATCTGGCCGATCGTGCCGCAGTGGAGCGTCATCGCACGTTGGCAGCATGACTACAACCGCAACCGCACCCTGGAAGCCATGGGCGGTTTCGAGTACGACAACTGCTGCTGGAAACTGCGCCTGATCAACCGTTACTGGATCGACTACGACGACTTCAGCCAGGCCGTTCCACAGAACGAAAAAGGCGACCACGGTGTCTTCCTGCAGATCGTGCTGAAAGGCCTCGGTGGCGTGGTGGGCAACAAGGTCGAGACCTTCCTCGACAAAGGCATTCAAGGTTACCGTACACGTGAAGACCAAGCTTATTGATCGCCTGCGCCCGCTGATGCTGGGCGCTGTAATGCTGAGTGGCGCGGTGCATGCCGCGGTACAACCTTTGGACAGTGTCGTGGCCATCGTCGATAACGACGTGGTCATGAAGAGCCAGCTGGACCAGCGGGTCCGTGAGGTCGAGCAAACCATCGCCAAGCGCGGCGGCGGCACTCCACCTCCGGGCGCACTGGATCAACAGGTCCTGGAACGCCTGATCGTCGAAAACCTGCAACTGCAGATTGGCGAACGCTCGGGCATCCGCATCACCGATGAAGAACTGAACCAGGCCATCGCCACCATTGCCCAGCGCAACGGCATGTCGCTGGATCAGTTCCGCGCCGCCCTGGCCCGTGACGGCTTGTCGTTCGAAGACGCTCGCGAGCAGGTCAAGCGCGAGATGATCATCAGCCGTGTGCGCCAGCGTCGGGTAGCTGAGCGCATTCAGGTTTCCGAGCAGGAAGTAAAGAACTTCCTCGCCTCGGACCTGGGCAAGATGCAGATGTCGGAAGAGTACCGCCTGGCCAATATCCTTATCCCAACCCCGGACGGCGCCAACTCGCAAGCCATCCAGGCGGCCGCTGGCCGGGTTGGCGATATTTACCAGCAGCTCAAGCAAGGCAAGGACTTTGGCCAGATGGCCATCGAGCATTCGGCCAGCGAGAACGCCCTGGAAGGCGGCGAAATGGGCTGGCGTAAAGCCGCCCAGCTGCCGCCAGAGTTTGCCAAGCTGCTCAGCAGCATGGCCGTTGGCGACATCTCCCAGCCTCTGCGCATACCTAGCGGCTTCCTCATCATCAAGCTCGAGGAGAAGCGCGGCGGCAGCGAAAGCGTGCTGCGTGACGAAGTGCACGTGCGCCACATCCTGATCAAGCCGAGCGAAATCCGTAGCGAAGCGGCCACCGAACAACTGGCCGAGAAACTCTACGACCGCATCCAGAACGGTGAAGACTTCGCCACCCTGGCGAAAAGCTTCTCGGAAGATCCAGGTTCGGCGCTCAACGGCGGCGACCTCAACTGGGTCGATCCGAACAGCCTGGTGCCAGAGTTCCGCGAGCAAATGGCCAATGCCCAGCAAGGCCAAGTCACCAAGCCATTCCGTACCCAGTACGGCTGGCATGTGCTGGAAGTGCTGGGCCGTCGCGCCACCGACAGCACTGAACAGGCTCGCGAG comes from the Pseudomonas urmiensis genome and includes:
- a CDS encoding peptidylprolyl isomerase, coding for MKTKLIDRLRPLMLGAVMLSGAVHAAVQPLDSVVAIVDNDVVMKSQLDQRVREVEQTIAKRGGGTPPPGALDQQVLERLIVENLQLQIGERSGIRITDEELNQAIATIAQRNGMSLDQFRAALARDGLSFEDAREQVKREMIISRVRQRRVAERIQVSEQEVKNFLASDLGKMQMSEEYRLANILIPTPDGANSQAIQAAAGRVGDIYQQLKQGKDFGQMAIEHSASENALEGGEMGWRKAAQLPPEFAKLLSSMAVGDISQPLRIPSGFLIIKLEEKRGGSESVLRDEVHVRHILIKPSEIRSEAATEQLAEKLYDRIQNGEDFATLAKSFSEDPGSALNGGDLNWVDPNSLVPEFREQMANAQQGQVTKPFRTQYGWHVLEVLGRRATDSTEQAREQQALTVLRNRKYDEELQTWLRQIRDEAYVEIKLPGADQAAQ
- a CDS encoding LPS-assembly protein LptD, which produces MALKSPAFRRKFPLLVTGGLLVLQPLATSYVVAAEQFDCQVSASGGWDCKPKTSVSNLPPRPVHDGAALSSGTEAETTEVGADGEPKPMLVTEAKGRGLKTRSEDYSHLDWVPREKLTAAQLAETGPYCAGAYVEPIRPGMDDTTPKDESPTYINAKVSKYQQEQQIATLAGDVVMRQGSMQVEADEANLYQTENRGELKGNVKIRDNGSLVVGDEAQIQLDTGEAQVDNAEYVMHKSRIRGNALYAKRGENAIIRLKDGTYTTCEPGSNAWQLKGNNITLNPATGFGTATNVTLRVKDFPVFYTPYIYFPIDDRRQSGFLPPSFSTSSDTGFMLVTPYYFNLAPNYDATLYPRYMTKRGLLMEGEFRYLTKSSEGQFGGGYLNDKNDDRKDQTDYKDRRWMINWQHKGGLDERLMTEVDYTDISDPFYFQDLETDQIGVESREVVNQQGALTYRGEGYTARLNAHAYEMATISRITPYDKLPQITLNGMLPYHPGGLDFSYKTEAVRFERDLKSGSVFNEDGELDTSVRRDGGRIDQNVFGLARANGTRLNAAPAISLPLEASYGYIKPTLKYVYTHYDLDLDGKGKNDLANASDAVRDLQGNFSSSQSRSVPVLSVDSGLYFDRSTQWFGKNYRQTLEPRLYYLYVPYEDQKDIPVFDTGETYFNYTSLFRDNRFSGSDRIGDENKLSLGVTNRWIEENGFERQRFSIGQALYFKDRKVQLPGIDWRGREDAQSDVSPIALEYQFAFNRDWRFNSDYNWDPDSRSPRSGSAMFHYQPEDEPNKIVNLGYRYRNDLVRYDSATGRWQVGASDYGTPGDPNYIKDYYKIQQHDFSVIWPIVPQWSVIARWQHDYNRNRTLEAMGGFEYDNCCWKLRLINRYWIDYDDFSQAVPQNEKGDHGVFLQIVLKGLGGVVGNKVETFLDKGIQGYRTREDQAY